The Afifella aestuarii genomic interval CCGTGTCCGGCGGTTGCCAAATCTTGGAGGTACCTCGATGAACATGCTGGCCGAGCCTTTGCAGAAATTCGCCACCAATTCGCTGGAGAGCCATTGGCTGCCGTTTACGGCAAGCCGCGATTTCAAGGCCGAGCCGCGCCTCGTTGTGAAGAGCGAGGGCATGTATCTGTGGGACCACAAGGGCGGCAAAATCATCGACGGGTCGTCGGCGCTGTTCAACGTGGCGGCGGGCCATGGCCGCAAGGAGATCATCGAGGCGGTCCACGCTCAGATGCTGCAGAACGATTACTCGCCGCATTTCCAGCTCGGCCATCCGGGCTCTTTCGCCCTGTCTGCCAAGCTCTCGCAGATCCTTCCTGAGCCGTTCAATCACATCTTCTTCGTGAATTCCGGTTCGGAGGCGATCGATACGGCCCTGAAGATCGTCATGGCCTATCACCGTGCCCGCGGTGAGGGGCAGCGTCTGCGCTTCGTGTCGCGCGAGCGGGCCTATCACGGCGTCAATATCGGCGGTGTGTCGCTCTCGGGCCTGATGAAGAACCGCGAGGCTTTTCCGGGCGTGATCCCGAATGTGGTGGCGATGCGCCATACCTGGGATTCTGAAAACACCTTCGTGCGGGGACAGGCGGAAACAGGCGCCGAGCTCGCCGACGATTTGCAGCGCTTTTGCGACATGTACGGCGCTTCGACCATCGCAGCGGTTTTCGTGGAGCCGGTCGCAGGTTCCACCGGCACCCTCGTGCCGCCGAAGGGCTATCTGGAACGTCTGCGCGAGATCTGCGATGCGAACGGCATTCTGCTGGTCTTCGACGAAGTGATCACCGGTTTCGGCCGCCTCGGCGCGCCTTTTGCCGCTCAGGCCTTTGGCGTCACCCCCGACATCATGACGATGGCGAAGGCGATCACCAACGGCACCATTCCAATGGGCGCCGTCGCTGCGCGTGACGAGATCTATGAGACGATCACCAATTCCGCACCGGAGAACGCCATCGAGTTCTTCCACGGCTACACCTATTCCGCCCATCCGGTGGCGTGCGCCGCGGGGCTGGCGACGCTGGACATCTACGAGCGCGAAGGGTTGTTTGACCGGGCGGCCGATCTGTCGGGCTACTTCCTCGACGCCATCTACTCGCTGAAGAACATTCCCGCCGTTCGCGACATCCGTGGCTATGGAATGATGGCGGGCGTGGAAGCCTGGCCGGAAGACGGAAAGCCGGGTGTGCGCGGCAACAGGCTGCAGAAAGAACTTTTCTGGAAGGGTCTGCACGTGAAGTTCACGGGCGATACCGCCATCGTCGCGCCCGCTCTGATTGCCGAAAAAAGCCATGTCGATGAGATGGTTGACATTCTGCGTCAGACGCTGAGTGTGCTCTAGGGCTGCCGCTAAAAAAGGCGAGTGGCCCAAAAAAGCGGCCACTCGCCGCAGGAAAATGCCCGCTCTTTGATCCAGATCACGGGTGTGTCAATCTGATGGACGTATCGTCAGTGTCAGGCCTGCTTGACGGTTACGCGGCGAAGCGCCGCTAGCCAAGCACGGTTCGGGCTGATTATTGTTCGAGCGGCATCGACCGGGGAACGC includes:
- a CDS encoding aspartate aminotransferase family protein, with protein sequence MNMLAEPLQKFATNSLESHWLPFTASRDFKAEPRLVVKSEGMYLWDHKGGKIIDGSSALFNVAAGHGRKEIIEAVHAQMLQNDYSPHFQLGHPGSFALSAKLSQILPEPFNHIFFVNSGSEAIDTALKIVMAYHRARGEGQRLRFVSRERAYHGVNIGGVSLSGLMKNREAFPGVIPNVVAMRHTWDSENTFVRGQAETGAELADDLQRFCDMYGASTIAAVFVEPVAGSTGTLVPPKGYLERLREICDANGILLVFDEVITGFGRLGAPFAAQAFGVTPDIMTMAKAITNGTIPMGAVAARDEIYETITNSAPENAIEFFHGYTYSAHPVACAAGLATLDIYEREGLFDRAADLSGYFLDAIYSLKNIPAVRDIRGYGMMAGVEAWPEDGKPGVRGNRLQKELFWKGLHVKFTGDTAIVAPALIAEKSHVDEMVDILRQTLSVL